The Balaenoptera acutorostrata chromosome 10, mBalAcu1.1, whole genome shotgun sequence genome has a window encoding:
- the LRRN1 gene encoding leucine-rich repeat neuronal protein 1 has product MARMSFALAACRMVLSLLMTSLTGSSLQNSECPQLCVCEIRPWFTPQSTYREATTVDCNDLRLTRIPSNLSSDTQVLLLQSNNIAKTVDELQQLFNLTELDFSQNNFTNIKEVGLANLTQLTTLHLEENQITEMNDYCLQDLSNLQELYINHNQISTISANAFSGLKNLLRLHLNSNRLKVIDSRWFDSTPNLEILMIGENPVIGILDMNFKPLSNLRSLVLAGMYLTDIPGNALVGLDSLESLSFYDNKLVKVPQLALQKVPNLKFLDLNKNPIHKIQEGDFKNMLRLKELGINNMGELVSVDRYALDNLPELTKLEATNNPKLSYIHRLAFRSVPALESLMLNNNALNAVYQKTVESLPNLREISIHSNPLRCDCVIHWINSNKTNIRFMEPLSMFCAMPPEYRGQQVKEVLIQDSGEQCLPMISHDTFPNHLNMDTGTTVFLDCRAMAEPEPEIYWVTPLGNKITVETLSDKYKLSSEGTLEISNIQTEDSGRYTCVAQNVEGADTRVVTVKVNGTLLDGTQVLKIYVKQTESHSILVSWKVNSNVMTSNLKWSSATMKIDNPHITYTARVPVDVHEYNLTHLQPSTDYEVCLTVSNIHQQTQKSCVNVTTKNAAFALDISDQETSTALAAVMGSMFAVISLASIAVYIAKRFKRKNYHHSLKKYMQKTSSIPLNELYPPLINLWEGDSEKDKDGTADTKPTQVDTSRSYYMW; this is encoded by the coding sequence ATGGCTAGGATGAGCTTTGCTTTAGCAGCTTGCCGAATGGTGCTGAGCTTGCTAATGACTTCATTAACTGGCTCTTCCCTACAAAATAGTGAGTGTCCACAACTTTGTGTATGTGAAATTAGGCCCTGGTTTACCCCGCAGTCAACATACAGAGAAGCCACCACCGTCGATTGCAATGATCTCCGCTTAACAAGGATTCCCAGCAACCTTTCTAGTGATACTCAAGTGCTTCTCCTACAGAGCAATAACATCGCAAAGACCGTGGATGAGCTTCAGCAGCTTTTCAACCTGACTGAGCTAGATTTCTCCCAAAacaactttacaaatattaaggaGGTAGGGCTGGCAAACCTGACCCAGCTCACTACTCTGCATTTGGAGGAAAATCAGATTACGGAAATGAATGATTATTGTCTGCAAGATCTCAGCAACCTTCAAGAACTGTACATCAACCATAACCAGATTAGCACTATTTCTGCTAATGCTTTTTCAggcttaaaaaatcttttaaggcTCCACCTAAACTCCAACAGATTGAAAGTGATTGATAGCCGCTGGTTTGATTCAACACCCAACCTGGAAATTCTCATGATTGGGGAAAACCCCGTGATTGGAATTCTGGATATGAACTTCAAACCCCTCTCAAATTTGAGAAGCTTAGTTTTGGCAGGAATGTATCTCACTGATATTCCTGGAAATGCCTTGGTGGGCTTGGATAGCCTAGAGAGCCTGTCCTTTTATGATAACAAACTGGTCAAAGTCCCTCAACTTGCCCTGCAAAAAGTTCCAAATTTGAAATTCTTAGACCTCAACAAAAACCCCATCCACAAAATCCAGGAAGGGGACTTCAAAAATATGCTCCGGTTAAAAGAACTGGGAATCAACAATATGGGGGAACTTGTCTCTGTGGACCGCTACGCCCTGGATAACTTGCCTGAACTCACAAAGCTAGAAGCCACCAATAACCCCAAATTATCTTACATCCACCGCTTGGCTTTTCGAAGTGTCCCTGCCCTAGAAAGCTTGATGTTGAACAACAATGCCTTGAATGCCGTTTACCAGAAGACAGTAGAATCCCTTCCTAATCTGCGTGAGATCAGTATCCACAGCAATCCCCTGAGGTGTGACTGTGTTATCCACTGGATTAATTCCAACAAGACAAACATCCGCTTCATGGAGCCCTTATCCATGTTCTGTGCCATGCCGCCTGAATATAGAGGGCAGCAGGTGAAGGAAGTTTTAATTCAGGATTCAGGTGAACAGTGCCTCCCAATGATATCTCATGACACATTCCCAAATCATTTAAACATGGATACTGGCACAACAGTTTTCCTAGACTGTCGGGCCATGGCCGAGCCAGAACCTGAAATTTACTGGGTCACTCCCCTTGGAAATAAGATAACTGTGGAAACGCTTTCAGATAAATACAAACTAAGTAGTGAAGGTACATTGGAAATATCTAACATACAAACTGAAGACTCAGGAAGATACACCTGTGTTGCCCAGAATGTTGAAGGGGCAGACACTCGAGTGGTGACAGTTAAGGTTAATGGAACCCTTCTGGATGGTACCCAGGTACTGAAAATATATGTCAAGCAGACAGAATCTCATTCCATTTTAGTGTCCTGGAAAGTTAATTCCAATGTCATGACGTCAAACTTAAAATGGTCATCTGCCACCATGAAGATTGACAATCCCCACATAACATATACTGCCAGGGTCCCGGTAGATGTTCACGAATACAACCTAACACACCTGCAGCCTTCCACAGATTATGAAGTATGTCTCACAGTGTCCAATATTCATCAGCAGACTCAAAAGTCATGTGTTAATGTCACAACCAAAAATGCTGCCTTCGCGCTGGACATTTCTGATCAAGAAACCAGTACAGCTCTTGCTGCAGTTATGGGGTCCATGTTTGCCGTCATTAGCCTTGCATCCATTGCTGTGTACATTGCCAAAAGATTTAAGAGGAAAAACTACCACCATTCATTAAAAAAGTATATGCAAAAAACCTCTTCAATCCCACTAAATGAGCTGTACCCACCACTCATTAACCTCTGGGAAGGTGACAGCGAGAAAGACAAAGATGGTACTGCAGACACCAAGCCAACCCAAGTTGACACATCCAGAAGCTATTACATGTGGTAA